The proteins below are encoded in one region of Bifidobacterium dentium JCM 1195 = DSM 20436:
- a CDS encoding IS3 family transposase, with product MREDRRKHYDDGFRREALRLIEAGVGKRSLARRFAMPVQTAEKWIMLYRSNGGEAVMGTTGNRRYDWETKVAAARDHVENGLSVAEVMARYGIASIAPLQRWCREYRAGGAEALRPKPKGRPKGAKSKPRPKPTREQELTEEVAYLKAKVAYLEKLRALRAQKSRSASEAPSSDCSQGRGTGSTTC from the coding sequence ATGCGTGAGGATCGGAGGAAGCACTATGACGACGGGTTCCGGCGCGAGGCGCTGAGGCTCATTGAGGCCGGCGTGGGCAAACGCTCCCTCGCCCGTCGGTTTGCGATGCCCGTGCAGACTGCGGAAAAATGGATCATGCTGTACAGATCCAACGGCGGGGAGGCGGTCATGGGAACCACCGGCAACAGGCGTTATGACTGGGAGACGAAGGTCGCGGCGGCGCGGGACCACGTCGAGAACGGCTTGAGCGTGGCCGAGGTCATGGCCAGGTACGGGATAGCGAGCATCGCCCCGCTGCAGCGTTGGTGCCGCGAATACCGTGCCGGTGGCGCGGAGGCGTTGAGGCCGAAGCCCAAGGGCAGGCCTAAAGGCGCGAAATCCAAGCCAAGGCCGAAACCCACGCGGGAGCAGGAGCTGACCGAGGAGGTCGCCTACCTGAAGGCGAAGGTCGCGTACCTGGAAAAACTCCGGGCCCTGCGGGCGCAGAAGTCACGAAGCGCGAGCGAAGCGCCGTCGTCCGACTGCTCGCAGGGCAGGGGCACCGGCTCGACCACCTGCTGA
- the gmk gene encoding guanylate kinase, with product MTCVHNEDATTRHGRLIVLCGPAGVGKGTVLGRVRAQHPEIWLSVSATTRQPRPGEVDGVNYYFMSEREFLDREARGEFLETADVFGLAHYGTPIQPVVEHLEQNVPTVLEIDIQGARRVKERAEELGLDVMTVFIAPPSFEELKRRLIGRGTETAEQQAKRLETAKIELAAESEFDVVIVNEVVEDAAAQLWNIIATEFGL from the coding sequence ATGACTTGTGTACATAACGAAGACGCAACCACCCGTCACGGAAGACTGATTGTGCTGTGCGGACCCGCAGGCGTAGGCAAAGGCACCGTACTTGGCCGTGTACGTGCGCAGCATCCGGAAATCTGGTTATCGGTATCGGCAACTACGCGTCAGCCACGCCCCGGTGAGGTGGATGGCGTGAACTACTACTTCATGAGCGAACGGGAATTCCTCGACAGGGAGGCCCGAGGTGAGTTTCTGGAAACCGCCGACGTGTTCGGTCTGGCGCATTACGGTACGCCGATTCAACCGGTTGTGGAACATTTGGAACAGAATGTTCCGACCGTGTTGGAGATTGATATCCAGGGAGCACGACGTGTCAAGGAACGGGCGGAAGAGCTCGGCCTCGATGTGATGACCGTGTTCATCGCACCGCCGTCGTTCGAAGAGCTCAAGCGGCGCTTGATCGGGCGTGGTACCGAAACAGCGGAACAGCAGGCCAAAAGACTTGAAACGGCGAAGATTGAACTGGCGGCCGAATCGGAATTCGATGTGGTGATTGTCAACGAAGTGGTGGAGGATGCAGCCGCGCAGCTGTGGAATATCATCGCCACGGAGTTCGGACTGTAG
- the ilvD gene encoding dihydroxy-acid dehydratase translates to MEMRSAKLMNGRVFAGARALYRAAGVDGKDFGKPIIAIANSFDEFLPGHVHLNKVGRLISEAIKEAGGIPREFNTMAVDDGIAMGHTGMLYSLPSRDIIADTVEYQVNAHCADALICIPNCDKVVPGMLMAALRLNIPTVFVSGGPMEAGTTVLPDGTVKKNTDLIDVMYASADDNLDEEALLAYEKTVCPTCGSCAGMFTANSMNCLTEAIGLALPGNGTILASHSYRKDLFKRAAEQIVKIAKQYYDEDDETVLPRSIATKKAFENAMTMDVAMGGSTNTVLHILAMAQSADVDFTLDDIERISHTVPCICKASPSGEWEISDVHRAGGITGILGELDRAGKLHRDVHSVDYKTLEDKLNDWDIMRDSCTEEAQQMYKAAPGHIVSPDPWTHTTLFDSLDRDRVNGAIHDIDHPAVTEGGLAVLRGNLAPDGCVVKTAGVPKEIWTFRGPALVVESQEEAIEVILNDTLKPGMALVIRYEGPKGGPGMQEMLYPTSFVKGKGIGKEVALLTDGRYSGGSSGLSIGHIAPEAANKGPIALIKNGDIITIDIPNRTVNVELTDDELAQRRAEIEAGDGYVAHRDRKVSQALKAYAAFARSADKGATRDPELINRLSGLA, encoded by the coding sequence ATGGAAATGCGATCTGCAAAACTGATGAATGGACGAGTATTCGCGGGCGCACGCGCCCTCTACCGTGCCGCCGGCGTGGACGGCAAGGACTTTGGCAAGCCGATCATCGCCATTGCCAACTCCTTTGACGAGTTCCTGCCGGGCCATGTGCACCTGAACAAGGTCGGCCGACTGATTTCCGAAGCCATCAAGGAGGCCGGCGGCATCCCCCGTGAGTTCAACACGATGGCCGTCGACGACGGCATCGCCATGGGTCACACCGGCATGCTTTACTCCCTGCCGAGCCGCGATATCATCGCCGACACCGTGGAATACCAGGTGAATGCGCACTGCGCCGACGCCCTGATCTGCATCCCGAACTGCGACAAGGTCGTGCCGGGCATGCTCATGGCCGCATTGCGCCTGAACATCCCTACCGTATTCGTCTCCGGCGGCCCGATGGAGGCCGGTACCACCGTACTGCCCGACGGCACCGTGAAGAAGAACACCGATCTGATCGACGTGATGTACGCCTCCGCCGACGACAATCTGGACGAAGAGGCCCTGCTCGCCTACGAGAAGACCGTCTGCCCGACCTGCGGCTCCTGCGCCGGCATGTTCACCGCCAATTCGATGAACTGCCTGACCGAAGCCATCGGCCTGGCGCTTCCCGGCAACGGCACCATCCTCGCCTCCCACTCCTACCGCAAGGATCTGTTCAAGCGCGCCGCCGAACAGATCGTCAAGATCGCCAAGCAGTACTACGACGAGGACGATGAGACCGTGCTGCCGCGTTCCATCGCCACCAAGAAGGCCTTCGAGAACGCCATGACCATGGATGTGGCCATGGGCGGTTCCACCAACACCGTGCTGCACATCCTCGCCATGGCCCAGTCCGCCGATGTGGACTTCACCCTTGACGACATCGAACGCATCTCGCATACCGTGCCGTGCATCTGCAAGGCCTCGCCGTCCGGTGAATGGGAGATTTCCGACGTGCACCGCGCAGGCGGCATCACCGGCATCCTCGGCGAACTCGACCGTGCGGGCAAGCTGCACCGCGACGTGCATTCCGTCGATTACAAGACTCTGGAAGACAAGCTCAACGATTGGGACATCATGCGCGACTCCTGCACCGAGGAGGCGCAGCAGATGTACAAGGCCGCTCCGGGCCACATCGTCTCCCCCGATCCGTGGACGCACACCACGCTGTTCGATTCGCTCGACCGCGACCGTGTCAACGGCGCCATCCATGACATCGACCATCCGGCGGTCACCGAAGGCGGCCTAGCCGTGTTGCGCGGCAACCTCGCTCCCGACGGCTGTGTGGTCAAGACCGCAGGCGTGCCGAAGGAGATTTGGACGTTCCGTGGACCGGCTCTGGTCGTGGAATCCCAGGAGGAGGCCATCGAGGTCATCCTCAACGATACGCTGAAGCCAGGCATGGCCCTGGTGATTCGCTATGAGGGTCCGAAGGGCGGACCGGGCATGCAGGAGATGCTGTATCCGACTTCCTTCGTCAAGGGCAAGGGCATCGGCAAGGAAGTGGCCCTCCTGACCGACGGTCGTTATTCCGGCGGCTCCTCGGGCCTGTCCATCGGCCACATCGCGCCTGAAGCGGCGAACAAGGGACCGATCGCGCTGATCAAGAACGGTGACATCATCACCATCGACATTCCGAACCGTACTGTGAACGTCGAGCTGACCGATGATGAGCTGGCCCAGCGTCGCGCCGAGATCGAAGCCGGAGACGGCTACGTGGCGCACCGCGACCGCAAGGTGTCCCAGGCGCTCAAGGCCTATGCGGCCTTCGCCCGCTCCGCCGACAAGGGTGCGACCCGAGACCCGGAGCTGATCAACAGGCTCTCCGGTCTCGCCTGA
- the metK gene encoding methionine adenosyltransferase, with amino-acid sequence MAELKLISAESVTEGHPDKVCDQISDAILDDMLRQDPQSHVAVETCATTGQFFVFGEVTSEGYSDIQNIVRTVVRNIGYTSSRVGLDANSCGVMVSLTEQSSEINQGVARLDREKESAASREERYEAQGAGDQGVMFGYACDETDVLMPLPIYLAHRLAHRLTEVRKSGEVTHLRPDGKTQVTIEYDDDDRPVRLDTVLVSTQHDPEVDQAWLKEQLTEHVIRPVLDDVLADRVTHDEYRVLVNPTGSFVLGGPAADAGLTGRKIIVDTYGGAAHHGGGAFSGKDPSKVDRSAAYAARWVAKNIVAAGLARKVEVQVAYAIGVADPVSINVETYGTEMGVTRERIQQAVRKVFDLRPAAIIDELDLKRPIYAKTAAYGHFGRADADFTWEIVNKVDDLKAAIAE; translated from the coding sequence ATGGCTGAATTGAAGTTGATTTCCGCCGAATCGGTGACGGAAGGACATCCGGACAAGGTCTGCGATCAGATTTCCGATGCGATTCTCGACGATATGCTGCGTCAGGATCCGCAGTCGCATGTGGCCGTGGAAACCTGCGCTACCACCGGACAGTTCTTCGTGTTCGGCGAGGTGACCAGCGAGGGATATAGCGACATCCAGAACATCGTGCGTACCGTGGTCAGGAACATCGGTTACACCAGTTCCAGGGTCGGCCTCGATGCCAACTCCTGCGGCGTGATGGTCTCCCTGACCGAGCAGAGCTCCGAAATCAACCAAGGTGTGGCACGTCTCGACCGTGAGAAGGAGTCCGCGGCCTCCCGCGAAGAGCGCTATGAGGCGCAGGGAGCCGGCGACCAAGGCGTGATGTTCGGCTACGCCTGCGATGAGACCGACGTGCTCATGCCCTTGCCGATCTATCTGGCCCACCGCCTGGCCCATCGTCTGACCGAAGTGCGCAAGAGCGGTGAAGTGACGCACCTGCGACCGGACGGCAAAACTCAGGTGACCATCGAATATGACGACGACGATCGTCCGGTCCGTCTCGATACCGTGCTGGTCTCCACGCAGCATGATCCCGAAGTGGATCAGGCTTGGCTCAAGGAACAGCTGACTGAACATGTGATTCGCCCGGTGCTTGACGACGTGCTTGCCGATCGCGTGACGCACGATGAATACCGTGTGCTGGTGAACCCGACCGGCTCGTTCGTACTTGGCGGTCCGGCCGCGGATGCGGGACTGACCGGACGCAAGATCATCGTCGACACCTATGGTGGCGCGGCGCACCACGGCGGCGGTGCCTTCTCCGGCAAGGATCCGAGCAAGGTGGATCGTTCCGCGGCCTATGCGGCCCGTTGGGTGGCCAAGAACATCGTGGCCGCAGGCCTTGCCCGCAAGGTCGAGGTGCAGGTGGCCTACGCCATCGGCGTGGCCGATCCGGTATCCATCAACGTGGAGACCTATGGTACCGAAATGGGAGTGACCCGCGAGCGGATTCAGCAGGCGGTACGCAAGGTATTCGATCTGCGTCCGGCCGCCATCATCGACGAACTTGACCTGAAACGCCCGATTTACGCCAAAACCGCCGCATATGGTCACTTCGGGCGCGCTGACGCCGACTTCACGTGGGAGATCGTCAACAAGGTCGATGACCTCAAGGCGGCGATCGCCGAGTAG
- the pyrF gene encoding orotidine-5'-phosphate decarboxylase: MSSLSNEELNAQRSDFGLRLSNSMAKYGPLCVGIDPHRQLLIDWGYNVDALGAELYAMRMLQAANGRAAAVKFQFSMFERYGSKGIAALERVLYAARQMGTITIVDCLHGGLPTTVSAFADAYFKPGAPLLADAITLLPYYGARSLGGVINDALNNGRGVFIASLTSNQEGASLQTAIRQAGEYKGKTVAFGIASTAQKFNNGIDGMGSVGLIIGATIGQWINDSGVDPSKFTGPILSPGYGWQGAEKRDLKTVFKGTKGNVLVTVSRFIAAHGPSIAALTEATESVALDIRQALLEASTEGDEIDEVD, translated from the coding sequence ATGAGTAGCCTCAGCAATGAAGAGTTAAACGCCCAACGGTCCGATTTCGGTCTGCGTCTGAGCAATTCCATGGCCAAATATGGTCCGTTGTGCGTCGGTATCGATCCACATCGACAACTTCTCATCGACTGGGGCTACAACGTGGATGCCTTGGGTGCGGAGCTATACGCCATGCGTATGCTCCAAGCCGCCAACGGTCGGGCTGCGGCCGTCAAATTCCAATTCTCCATGTTCGAGCGCTACGGTTCCAAAGGCATCGCGGCGCTCGAGCGTGTGCTCTATGCGGCACGTCAGATGGGCACCATCACCATCGTGGACTGCCTGCACGGAGGGTTGCCGACCACGGTTTCGGCATTCGCCGACGCCTACTTCAAACCGGGCGCTCCCTTGCTGGCCGATGCCATCACGTTGCTGCCGTATTACGGCGCACGTTCGCTCGGAGGCGTCATCAACGACGCCCTCAACAACGGGCGGGGCGTATTCATCGCATCGTTGACCTCCAATCAGGAGGGGGCCAGCCTGCAGACCGCCATCCGCCAGGCAGGGGAATACAAGGGCAAGACCGTGGCCTTCGGTATCGCCAGCACTGCGCAGAAGTTCAATAACGGCATTGATGGCATGGGCTCCGTAGGTCTGATCATCGGCGCCACCATCGGCCAGTGGATCAACGACAGCGGCGTGGATCCATCGAAATTCACCGGCCCGATCCTATCGCCGGGTTATGGATGGCAAGGCGCCGAAAAACGTGATCTGAAAACCGTGTTCAAAGGCACCAAGGGCAACGTGCTGGTCACTGTCTCCCGCTTCATCGCGGCACATGGCCCCAGCATCGCCGCTCTGACTGAAGCCACTGAATCCGTGGCTCTTGACATTCGTCAGGCGTTGCTGGAAGCTTCCACCGAAGGTGACGAGATCGACGAAGTCGACTAG
- a CDS encoding IS3 family transposase — translation MLAGQGHRLDHLLKISGLARSTYFHHLSHPAHETRPDLDPMVAEIWERTANGCGHRQIHMCLVHEFGQKVSAKSVLRVMRRMGLRCPIRARNPWRGYSSYRGDAGGGVPNLLKRDFTAGKPFEKLGTDVTEFKVAGGKAYLAPVYDMASKEIVAWDVSRHPGMGQQRRLLAMLEARLPGGANPILHSDMGWQYQHPWWRGELERLGIRQSMSRKGNCLDNAATEQVFGHLKDEFYRGREFDSYEQFKRELDAYVIHWNTRRRQIRLEGHTPEEFRSVSLAA, via the coding sequence CTGCTCGCAGGGCAGGGGCACCGGCTCGACCACCTGCTGAAGATCAGCGGGTTGGCGAGATCCACGTATTTCCACCATCTGTCGCATCCGGCGCATGAGACGCGCCCCGACCTCGATCCCATGGTCGCAGAGATCTGGGAAAGGACGGCCAACGGGTGCGGCCACCGGCAGATCCATATGTGCCTGGTCCACGAGTTCGGACAGAAGGTGTCGGCCAAGAGCGTCCTGAGGGTCATGCGCCGCATGGGACTCAGATGCCCGATCCGCGCCAGGAATCCATGGAGAGGCTACAGCTCGTACAGGGGCGACGCTGGCGGAGGGGTGCCGAACCTGCTCAAACGCGACTTCACCGCCGGCAAGCCGTTCGAAAAACTCGGCACCGACGTCACCGAATTCAAGGTCGCGGGCGGCAAGGCCTACCTCGCGCCCGTGTACGACATGGCCAGCAAGGAAATCGTCGCCTGGGACGTGAGCCGGCACCCCGGCATGGGGCAGCAGCGGCGTCTGCTCGCCATGCTCGAAGCCAGGCTGCCCGGGGGCGCGAACCCGATCCTGCACTCGGACATGGGATGGCAGTACCAGCACCCGTGGTGGCGCGGGGAGCTCGAACGGCTGGGCATCCGCCAGTCCATGAGCCGCAAGGGCAACTGCCTGGACAACGCCGCCACCGAACAGGTCTTCGGACACCTCAAGGACGAGTTCTACCGGGGGCGCGAATTCGACTCGTACGAGCAATTCAAACGAGAACTTGACGCGTACGTCATCCACTGGAACACCAGACGACGCCAGATACGACTCGAGGGACACACCCCGGAGGAATTCCGAAGCGTGTCCCTCGCAGCCTAG
- the rpoZ gene encoding DNA-directed RNA polymerase subunit omega, whose protein sequence is MAFGTQPTPTGLADPPIDDLMEHADSKYALAIFAAKRARQINSYFTQLNEGLLQNVGPLVEYQNQEKPLSIAFREINDGLLEETLGEDDLTEGN, encoded by the coding sequence ATGGCATTCGGCACTCAGCCAACCCCGACCGGACTTGCGGATCCGCCGATCGACGATCTGATGGAGCATGCGGACTCCAAGTACGCCTTGGCTATTTTCGCCGCCAAGCGTGCTCGCCAGATCAATTCCTACTTTACCCAGCTCAATGAGGGTCTGCTGCAGAACGTCGGCCCGCTGGTGGAGTACCAGAACCAGGAAAAGCCGTTGTCCATCGCGTTCCGCGAGATCAACGATGGTCTGCTGGAGGAGACCCTCGGCGAGGACGACCTGACCGAAGGCAACTGA
- the carB gene encoding carbamoyl-phosphate synthase large subunit, which translates to MPKRTDIKSVMVVGSGPIVIGQAAEFDYSGTQACRVLREEGIRVILVNSNPATIMTDPEMADATYIEPISTPILEQIIAKERPDALLPTLGGQTALNAAMALGEAGVLKKYDVELIGASLEAIDRGEDRELFKKVVEEAGAESARSDIAHSIEEVDRIAEKFGYPLVVRPSFTMGGLGSGIAHDEEELHRIAGAGIHYSPTDEVLIEEGIEGWKEYELELMRDKKDNVVVVCPIENVDPVGVHTGDSITVAPVFTLTDREYQKLRDIGIAIIRGVGVDTGGCNIQFAIHPDTGRIIVIEMNPRVSRSSALASKATGFPIAKIATKLALGYTLDEIQNDITQSTPASFEPTIDYVVTKVPRFAFEKFPGADPTLTTSMKSVGEAMALAGNFQESLGKAMRSIDKRHMGFNWDGDKPSAEEVEQLLEAIKVPTEHRYLQIQRALWGGATEEQIFAATKIDPWFIRQFELINETALEVRNAEKLTGRLLKKAKLAGLSDLQIAHLRHLGDEGENTIRELRWTYDLRPVFKTVDTCAAEFDAATPYYYSCYADETELRPRDREAVIILGSGPNRIGQGIEFDYTCVHAVQELGKDYDTIMVNCNPETVSTDYDMSDRLYFEPLTFEDVLEIYEAEKKMGPVKGVIVQLGGQTPLSLAARLKAAGVPILGTTPESIDLAENRELFGEVLKKADMNAPRYGTALSLEEAREAAHGIGYPVLVRPSYVLGGRGMEIVYDDAQLRKYVDRALREAQADTVVSGRLPSPLLIDKFLQDAVEIDVDALFDGEELYIGGIMEHVEEAGVHSGDAACTLPPSTLSDDQIRRLREGTYAIAKGCGVQGLINVQYAFMANTLYVIEANPRASRTVPFASKATGVALAKAAARIMAGETIQQQRDNGLLLPHGDGGDIRRGQQVAVKESVLPFKRFRTSLGKTVDVLLGPEMRSTGEVMGFDRDFPHAFAKSQLAAYDGGLPTSGNVFISVNDTDKRQLPLFAARLVELGFNIWATEGTASVLRRYGIDSKIVDKISVRMDSDPEDPVTTYHAEGSVGKNVVQLIEEGAIDLILNTPNSRGSRSDGYAIRSAAIAADLPQFTTMTEFSAVLMAIEAVKNNDYQIMSIQDHSKQLFELESRE; encoded by the coding sequence ATGCCTAAGCGCACAGACATCAAGTCCGTGATGGTCGTCGGCTCCGGCCCGATTGTGATCGGCCAGGCCGCGGAATTCGATTATTCGGGCACCCAGGCCTGCCGCGTGCTTCGTGAAGAGGGCATTCGCGTCATTCTGGTCAACTCGAATCCGGCCACCATCATGACCGATCCGGAAATGGCCGACGCCACCTACATCGAACCGATCTCCACCCCGATTCTCGAACAGATCATCGCCAAAGAACGTCCTGACGCACTGCTGCCGACGCTCGGCGGCCAGACCGCCCTGAACGCCGCCATGGCTCTCGGTGAGGCCGGTGTGCTGAAGAAGTACGACGTCGAGCTGATTGGTGCCTCCCTCGAGGCCATCGACCGCGGCGAGGACCGCGAACTGTTCAAGAAGGTCGTGGAGGAGGCCGGCGCCGAATCCGCACGTTCCGACATCGCGCACTCCATCGAGGAAGTCGACAGGATCGCCGAAAAGTTCGGCTATCCGCTGGTCGTCCGCCCGAGCTTCACCATGGGCGGCCTTGGTTCCGGCATCGCGCACGACGAAGAGGAGTTGCACCGCATCGCCGGTGCCGGCATCCATTATTCGCCGACTGACGAGGTCCTGATCGAAGAGGGCATCGAGGGCTGGAAGGAATATGAGCTCGAGCTGATGCGCGACAAGAAGGACAACGTCGTGGTCGTCTGCCCGATCGAAAACGTTGATCCGGTCGGCGTGCACACCGGCGACTCCATCACCGTGGCCCCGGTCTTCACTCTGACCGATCGCGAATACCAGAAGCTGCGCGATATCGGCATCGCCATCATCCGTGGCGTGGGCGTCGACACCGGTGGCTGCAACATTCAGTTCGCAATCCACCCTGATACCGGCCGTATCATCGTCATCGAGATGAACCCGCGTGTGTCCCGTTCGTCCGCGCTGGCTTCCAAGGCCACCGGCTTCCCGATCGCCAAGATCGCGACCAAGCTGGCTCTTGGCTACACGCTCGATGAAATCCAGAACGATATCACGCAGTCCACTCCGGCCAGCTTCGAGCCAACCATCGACTACGTGGTCACCAAGGTGCCGCGCTTCGCATTCGAGAAGTTCCCGGGTGCCGACCCGACCTTGACCACCTCCATGAAGTCTGTCGGCGAGGCCATGGCACTGGCCGGCAATTTCCAGGAATCCCTTGGCAAGGCCATGCGCTCCATCGACAAGCGTCATATGGGCTTCAACTGGGACGGCGACAAGCCATCCGCCGAAGAGGTCGAACAGCTGCTCGAAGCCATCAAGGTGCCGACCGAACATCGCTATCTGCAGATTCAGCGTGCCCTGTGGGGCGGTGCCACCGAAGAGCAGATCTTCGCGGCCACCAAGATTGATCCGTGGTTCATCCGCCAGTTCGAACTCATCAATGAGACCGCATTGGAGGTCAGGAACGCTGAGAAGCTCACCGGAAGGCTGCTCAAGAAGGCCAAGCTCGCAGGTCTGTCCGATCTGCAGATCGCTCATCTGCGCCACCTCGGCGATGAAGGTGAGAACACCATCCGTGAACTGCGCTGGACCTATGACCTGCGTCCGGTGTTCAAGACCGTCGACACCTGCGCTGCCGAATTCGATGCGGCCACGCCGTATTACTACTCCTGCTATGCCGATGAGACCGAATTGCGTCCGCGTGATCGCGAGGCGGTGATCATCCTCGGTTCCGGTCCGAACCGCATCGGCCAGGGCATCGAGTTCGACTATACCTGCGTGCACGCCGTGCAGGAGCTGGGCAAGGACTATGACACCATCATGGTCAACTGCAACCCGGAAACCGTGTCGACCGATTATGACATGTCCGATCGTCTGTACTTCGAGCCGCTCACCTTCGAAGATGTGCTGGAAATCTACGAAGCCGAAAAGAAGATGGGTCCGGTCAAGGGCGTCATCGTGCAGCTCGGCGGTCAGACCCCGCTGTCGTTGGCCGCGCGCCTCAAGGCCGCCGGTGTACCGATTCTCGGCACCACGCCGGAATCCATCGACTTGGCCGAGAACCGTGAGCTTTTCGGCGAGGTGCTCAAAAAGGCCGACATGAACGCGCCGCGTTACGGTACCGCATTGAGCTTGGAAGAGGCTCGCGAGGCTGCCCATGGCATCGGCTACCCGGTGCTGGTGCGCCCGAGCTACGTGCTTGGCGGCCGTGGCATGGAAATCGTCTATGACGACGCCCAGCTGCGCAAGTATGTCGACCGCGCCCTTAGGGAGGCCCAGGCCGATACCGTGGTCTCCGGCCGTCTGCCTTCGCCGTTGCTGATCGACAAGTTCCTGCAGGATGCCGTGGAAATCGACGTCGATGCCTTGTTCGACGGCGAGGAACTCTACATCGGCGGCATCATGGAGCATGTCGAAGAGGCCGGCGTGCATTCCGGCGATGCGGCCTGCACCTTGCCCCCGAGCACCCTGTCCGACGACCAGATCCGTCGTCTGCGTGAGGGTACGTACGCCATTGCCAAGGGATGCGGCGTTCAGGGCCTGATCAACGTACAGTACGCCTTCATGGCCAATACGCTGTATGTGATCGAAGCCAATCCGCGTGCTTCCCGTACCGTGCCATTCGCCTCCAAGGCCACCGGTGTGGCTCTGGCCAAGGCCGCCGCCCGCATCATGGCCGGCGAAACCATCCAGCAGCAGCGAGACAATGGCCTGTTGCTGCCTCACGGTGACGGTGGTGACATCCGCCGTGGCCAGCAGGTGGCCGTCAAGGAATCCGTATTGCCGTTCAAGCGTTTCCGTACCTCGTTGGGCAAGACCGTCGATGTGCTGCTTGGACCGGAGATGCGTTCCACCGGTGAGGTCATGGGCTTCGACCGTGACTTCCCGCACGCCTTCGCCAAGAGCCAGCTCGCCGCCTACGACGGAGGCCTGCCGACCAGCGGCAACGTGTTCATCTCCGTGAACGACACCGACAAGCGTCAGCTGCCGCTGTTCGCCGCCCGATTGGTGGAGCTCGGCTTCAACATCTGGGCCACCGAAGGCACCGCCTCCGTACTGCGCCGCTATGGCATCGACTCCAAGATCGTGGATAAGATCAGCGTGCGCATGGATTCCGATCCGGAAGATCCGGTCACCACCTACCACGCGGAGGGCAGCGTCGGCAAGAACGTGGTTCAGCTGATTGAGGAGGGTGCCATCGACCTCATCCTCAACACGCCGAATTCCCGTGGCTCCCGCTCCGATGGCTATGCCATCCGTTCGGCCGCGATTGCAGCCGATCTGCCTCAGTTCACCACCATGACGGAGTTCTCCGCCGTGCTGATGGCGATCGAGGCCGTAAAGAATAATGATTACCAGATCATGAGCATTCAGGATCATTCCAAGCAGCTGTTCGAACTGGAAAGCCGTGAGTAA